Sequence from the Nocardia cyriacigeorgica GUH-2 genome:
CGCGGCGAACATAGACTCGCGGCGTGGCAGACATATCGGTGCGCGGGCGGATCGCGCTGCGAGCGGCGGCTGCGGCGTCGTGGGCCTCGCAGAAGGCCGGTCGCGGCAAAGGGTCGATGATCGGCGGACTGATCGCCCTGAAAATCGATCCGACGATCATGGATCAACTGGGTCGCGGACGGCGAACGGTGCTGGTCACCGGCACGAACGGCAAATCGACCACCACCCGGATGACGACGGCGGCGCTGAGCACCCTCGGTGACGTCGCCACCCAGGCCGACGGCGCCAATATGGACGCGGGCATCGTCGCGGCGCTCAGCGTCAACCGGACCGCCGGGCTGGCCGCGATCGAGGTCGACGAGCTGCACCTGCCGCACGTCACCGATTCGCTGAACCCGGCCGCCGTGGTGCTGCTCAACCTCAGCCGCGACCAGCTCGACCGGGTCGGCGAGATCAATATGATCGAGCGCAAGCTGCGCGCGGGCCTGGCCCGCTACCCCGGCGCAGTGGTGATCGCCAACTGCGACGACGTGCTGATCACCTCCATCGCCTACGACCACCCGAACGTGGTGTGGGTGGCCGCGGGCAGCGGCTGGGCGATGGATGCCACCAGTTGCCCGCGCAGCGGCGAGCCGATCGTCTGGGAGGGCGAGCACTGGCGCAGCACCGGCGCCGATTTCCAGCGCCCGCAACCGGATTGGTGGCTGGACGGGGAAAAGCTGCGCGGCCCGGACGAATTCACCGCCGAGCTGCGGCTGGCGCTGCCCGGCCGGGCCAATCGCGGCAATGCCGCGCAGGCGGTGGCCGCCGCCGTCGCGCTCGGCGCGGATCCGGCGCAGGCGACCGCGGCGGCCGGTACGGTGCGCGAGATCGCAGGCCGCTACCGGACCGTGCAGGTCGGTGAGCATTCGGCGCGACTGCTGCTGGCCAAGAATCCGGCCGGTTGGCAGGAAGCGCTGTCGATGATCGATCACGACGCCGCCGGGCTGGTGATCGCCGTCAACGGGCAGGTGCCCGACGGTGAGGATCTGTCCTGGCTGTGGGATGTGCGGTTCGAGCATTTCGAAGGCGTGCAGGTGGTGGCCGCCGGCGAGCGCGCCACCGACTTGGCGGTCCGGCTCACCTACGCCGGTGTCGAGCACACCACGATCGCGGACCCGTTGCGCGCCATCGCCTCCTGCCCCGCGGGCCGGGTCGAAGTGCTGGCCAACTACACCGCGTTCCGCGACCTGAACCGCGATCTCGACGCCCGCTGAAAGGCAACCCGATGAGTGAATCGACCGTGCGGATCGGGCTGGTCCTGCCCGATGTGATGGGCACCTACGGCGACGGCGGCAACGCGCTGGTGCTGCGCCAGCGGCTGCGGATGCGCGGCCACGACGCCGAGATCGTGGAGATCACCCTGTCCGACCCGGTGCCCGACTCCCTGGACATCTACACCCTCGGCGGTGCGGAGGATTCGGCCCAGCGGCTGGCCACCCGCCACCTCCAGCGCTACCCCGGCTTGCAGCAGGCCGCCGCGAAAGGCGCACCGGTGCTGGCGATCTGCGCGGCGATCCAAGTGCTCGGCCAGTGGTACGAGACGTCATCCGGTGAGCGGGTCGAGGGCGTCGCCCTACTCGACGCCACCACCTCCCCACAGGACACCCGCGCCATCGGCGAAGTGACCACCACCCCGCTCATCCCGGGCCTGTCCGCACCGCTCACCGGCTTCGAAAACCACCGCGGCGGAACCTCCCTCGGCCCCGGCGCCACCGGCCTCGCCCGGGTGACCCGCGGCGTCGGTAACGGTGTCGGCGACGGCCTCGAGGGCGTCGTCCAGGGCTCGGTCATCGGCACCTACATGCACGGCCCCGCCCTCGCCCGCAACCCCGAACTCGCCGACCTCATCCTCGCCCGCGCACTGGGCGTCGATTCGCTGGAACCGCTGGACCTGCCCGAGGTCGAGCAGCTGCGGCGCGAACGCCTGCGCGCCTGACGACGGTCGGCAGCGCTGCGACCGGTGCCTATGCGCTCACGTGGTTCGACCATCGCCATAGCCCGGTCGGATGGAACGCCTATGTCCCCATGCCGAACTCACGAGCGATCTCGGCATTCGTTTCCTCGGAGTCCCAGTTCGAGATGAGGCGAAGGCGGCCGTGTAGTGAACCGCGGCCACGACGGTCCACGCGTCGCTCCTGTGGGGCGGGCTCCTCGTCGGGATGGTCGAACACATCTCCTGATGACCTTGGGGCTGTAGCCGATCAGGCCCGGGAAGGCGCGGGTTCAG
This genomic interval carries:
- a CDS encoding type 1 glutamine amidotransferase is translated as MSESTVRIGLVLPDVMGTYGDGGNALVLRQRLRMRGHDAEIVEITLSDPVPDSLDIYTLGGAEDSAQRLATRHLQRYPGLQQAAAKGAPVLAICAAIQVLGQWYETSSGERVEGVALLDATTSPQDTRAIGEVTTTPLIPGLSAPLTGFENHRGGTSLGPGATGLARVTRGVGNGVGDGLEGVVQGSVIGTYMHGPALARNPELADLILARALGVDSLEPLDLPEVEQLRRERLRA
- a CDS encoding MurT ligase domain-containing protein; protein product: MADISVRGRIALRAAAAASWASQKAGRGKGSMIGGLIALKIDPTIMDQLGRGRRTVLVTGTNGKSTTTRMTTAALSTLGDVATQADGANMDAGIVAALSVNRTAGLAAIEVDELHLPHVTDSLNPAAVVLLNLSRDQLDRVGEINMIERKLRAGLARYPGAVVIANCDDVLITSIAYDHPNVVWVAAGSGWAMDATSCPRSGEPIVWEGEHWRSTGADFQRPQPDWWLDGEKLRGPDEFTAELRLALPGRANRGNAAQAVAAAVALGADPAQATAAAGTVREIAGRYRTVQVGEHSARLLLAKNPAGWQEALSMIDHDAAGLVIAVNGQVPDGEDLSWLWDVRFEHFEGVQVVAAGERATDLAVRLTYAGVEHTTIADPLRAIASCPAGRVEVLANYTAFRDLNRDLDAR